One Argonema galeatum A003/A1 genomic window carries:
- a CDS encoding cytochrome P450 produces MKLPDGPQSPLWLETLQFVFRPIEFLEARALRYGDAFTIGSQSNSPVVYLSHPQAIKEIFTADPNLFDSGRGNKLLLEPLFGEHSLLMLDGERHQRHRRLLMPPFHGQRMRTYGQLIHDITTQAIDQWPIGQPFPIRLFIQEIALRSILQAVFGLHQGHRYTLLRQLLSSYLDSIASPITAAQLYFPSLQRDLGSWSPWGQFVHLRKQIDELLYSEIEERRQSIGEERADILSLLLITRDEAGQPLTNAELRDQLLTLLIAGYETSASALTWALYGIHYLPEVRSKLLDEIDANSLDTDPSAIVKLPYLTAVCSETLRLYPVVVATSNRILKAPLQIMGYQFEPDTVLMPCIYLTHQREDLYPDPKSFNPERFLERQFSPYEYLPFGGGSRACIGMAFAQFEMKLVLATILSRLELDLYVRRDIKPVRRGPTVAPPADLQMIVTGQRQPQKVLTAV; encoded by the coding sequence TTGAAACTCCCTGATGGCCCCCAGTCTCCACTCTGGCTAGAAACACTTCAGTTTGTTTTTCGTCCCATAGAATTCCTGGAGGCGCGTGCATTGCGCTACGGTGACGCTTTCACAATAGGCTCTCAAAGCAATTCTCCAGTTGTGTATTTAAGTCACCCGCAAGCGATCAAAGAAATCTTCACAGCCGATCCCAATTTGTTTGATTCTGGCCGTGGCAACAAACTATTGTTAGAACCGCTTTTTGGAGAACACTCCCTTTTAATGCTAGACGGCGAACGTCATCAACGCCATCGCCGTCTGCTTATGCCCCCCTTTCATGGGCAACGTATGCGAACCTACGGCCAGCTCATTCACGACATCACCACGCAGGCGATCGACCAGTGGCCAATTGGTCAACCCTTCCCAATCCGTTTGTTCATACAAGAGATTGCCCTGCGCTCGATCCTGCAAGCTGTGTTTGGTCTGCATCAGGGACATCGATACACTCTGCTTCGACAACTGCTCAGTTCATACCTTGACTCAATAGCCTCTCCAATTACTGCTGCTCAGCTATATTTTCCCTCGCTTCAACGAGACTTAGGATCTTGGAGTCCGTGGGGACAATTTGTGCATCTGCGTAAGCAAATCGATGAACTACTCTACAGCGAAATAGAAGAGCGACGGCAGTCAATTGGAGAAGAGCGTGCCGATATCCTCAGCTTATTGCTAATAACCAGGGATGAAGCAGGTCAGCCTCTGACTAATGCGGAGTTACGGGATCAATTACTAACACTACTGATTGCGGGTTATGAAACCAGTGCCAGTGCGCTAACATGGGCTTTGTACGGAATTCATTATCTCCCAGAAGTCAGGAGCAAGCTACTCGACGAGATTGATGCTAATAGCCTCGATACCGATCCAAGTGCGATCGTTAAACTTCCGTATTTAACGGCTGTCTGCTCTGAAACACTACGGCTTTACCCAGTTGTTGTGGCTACCTCTAATCGTATTTTGAAAGCTCCTTTGCAAATCATGGGTTATCAATTCGAGCCTGATACTGTGCTGATGCCCTGCATTTATTTAACCCACCAACGAGAGGATTTGTACCCAGATCCGAAGAGTTTTAACCCAGAACGCTTCTTGGAGCGGCAATTTTCACCCTATGAATATCTGCCCTTTGGAGGTGGTTCCCGTGCGTGTATTGGCATGGCATTCGCTCAGTTTGAAATGAAACTGGTACTGGCGACGATTCTTTCACGCTTGGAACTAGATCTCTACGTTCGCCGTGATATCAAACCTGTACGCCGTGGCCCCACTGTAGCCCCTCCAGCCGATCTGCAAATGATTGTAACAGGTCAGCGCCAGCCACAGAAAGTATTGACAGCCGTATAA